GGCGTGACGCCCACGATGCACGACTTCTGGAACCGCGAGGAGGCCGAGCGCGAACAGCAGGTGATCCACTTCCTGAAGAACACCGCGCTCCTCGGCGGCGCACTGTTCTTCCTCGCACGCGGTCCCGCCGACGAATAGCTCGCAAAGCCACTCCGAATTTTCCGATACATGCCAGACACACCACCCACCACCGGCCTGCACCACGTGACGAACATCTGCACCGATATGGAACGAACCCAGGCGTTCTACGAGGAGGTGCTCGGGTTCCACACCGTCAAAATGACCGAGAACTACGACGACCCCGGCACGCCACACTACTACTTCTCGGCGACGCCCGAGGGTGAACCCGGGATGACGGTGACGTACTTCGAGTATCCGAACTCGCAGGGCCAGCCCGGCCCGGGGGCATCCCACCACTTCGCCATCGGCGTCGAGGACGAGGACACGCTCCGGGAGTGGCGCGAGCACCTCATGGACCACGACGTTCGCGTGTCACGGGTTCGCGATCGCACGTACTTCAAGAGTATCTACTTCAACGATCCCGACGGCCTGGTGTTCGAGATCGCCACGGCCGGTCCGGGGTTCACCGTCGACGAGGCGGAGCCGGGCAGCGAGGAGATCGATCCGCCGAACGAACGGGGCGGCCCGACAGCGTGACCCGCATCGATCCCGACGCACTCGACGGCTCGCTGTACCGCACGCTCGCGGGCGCGGTGATCCCGCGGCCGATCGCGTGGGTGAGTTCGCTCTCCGCCGAGGGTGTCGAAAACCTCGCGCCGTACTCGTTTTTCAACGTCGTCAGTACGTCGCCGCCGGTCGTGATGTTCGCGCCGACCGACCGATCGGACCGTCCGGAAGGACTCTCGGATTCGGCGCGCAACGCGCTCGATACCGAGGAGTTCGTCGTCAACGTCGTCACCGAACCGCTCGCCGAGGCGATGAACGAGACGAGCGCGACGCTCCCACCGGAAGAAAGCGAGTTCGAGCACGCGGGTCTCGAACGCGCAGCCTCCGAAGCGGTCGCGCCGCCGCGGGTCGCTGCGGCTGAAGTCGCCTTCGAGTGCGAGCTCTACGAGTCGATCGACGTCGGCTCGAATACGATGGTTCTGGGTGAGGTCGTCTCGGTGTATCTCGACGACGATGTGACGACCGACGGGAAGCTCGATGTGGAGAAACTCGACGCGATCGGCCGGCTCTCGGGAAGTTATTACTGTCGGACCGACGGTCGGTTCCGGATGGAGCGCCCGGAGTAGGTGGTGCGTTGCAGTTGCGGTTGCTGTGTGGTTGCGGTGGCGGTGCGGTAGCGGGCCTGGTGGATCGAGGGCGAGCGAACGAAGTGAGCGAGGGCTCGGACGGTGCTGTGCGTCGCGGTGCGGTCGCTGAAAGCGTCGCATCCGCACTCGCTTCGCTCGTGCGGTTCGCCGCGAACGCCGTCGGCGTTCGCGGGTGTTTTTAGTCCAGGTTTTTGGACGGGGTTCGAGGCGAGCGAAGCGAGCCGAGGACCCCGTGTAAAAAAGTGGGTTTTAGAGCTTCTGTTCCGTATCGTCGGCGAGCTCGCGCATCCGCTTGCCGATCCGGCCGGCGTCGGAGAACTCGTCGTCGCTCATCGCCTCCGCGAGTGCGTTGCCGAGGACGAACACGGCGTGTTTGTGTTCACTCTTCGATTTGTGGACGTCGTCGGGGCTGATGTCGAGTTCGGCGTACTCGTCGAACAGTCCGGGATCGACCTCTTCGCGGTCCTGAACGTACTCGGTGATCAGCACCATCTGCTCGTGGAGTTCGAGCAGTTCGTCTTTGTGCATTACCCTCTTGTACGACTGGGCTCGGTTTAATCGTTGTCCCAAGCGTGGTCACGTACCCCACTCGCGGGAGTTCAGAAAACGTACTCGTCCTCGTGACCCATCATGCCGTCGTCTTCGAGGCCGCCCGGTTCCTCGTCCTCGTCGGAGGGCCCACTCGCCTGGTACGCGCGCATGCCGGCCGAAAGCAGCTCTTCGATCGCTTCCTCGCGGTTGAGGAACTCGCCCTCTTCGACCATCCGAGCGATCCGCATTTCGAGCTGTTCCGGAATCGTGATCTCTACCTTGGGCATCGGAGTGACCGTGCTTCGACAGAAGGGTATTTAACTCTGACGGGAAGATCGGTTCGTTCGCGGAAAAAACCATCTCGATAAGCGGAAACAATTGTTTCGATCGACCGGCGACAGGTCGCCGACCTGACTCTCTCGGGACGTTGCCGTGGTGGCGTCGGCGGCGAGCGCTCGATCGGGACGGACGGCGGACGAAACCGTGCGAGGGCGGCGGAAGGACACGCTCAAGGCCCTCCCACCCGAACGTCGGACAATGGAACAGGCAGGGGACGACGGCCGACCGACGAACGCTGCCGGCGGACGACTGGTGAGTCGAACGCGCGAGGTTTCCGACCTGTCCTTTCCGGCGTTTCTCGCGAGCCAGCCGGTCCCCAACGTGTCGTGGGCGACGCCCGACGGGTTCGAACTGGTCGGGAGCGAGGCGGCGGCCACGCTCACGGCGGGCGGGACCGATCGGTTCGACACGCTCCGTGAGGCCGCGGCGGCGCTGTTCGCCGACGTCGACGCCGACGGGCCGCCCGCGGCGCGCCCGCGGGCTATCGGCGGGTTCGCGTTCGACGCCGCACACGACCCCGCGCCGCCCTGGACCGGGTTCCCTGGGGCGCTGTTCGTCGTTCCACGCGTTCAGCTCACCCGGGCCGACGACCGGACCTGGCTCACGGTCGCGGCGGCCGGACCGGACGCCGACCCGACGACGGTCGCGACCGACCTCGACGCCGCCCACGACACGGTCGTCGATCTGCCGATGATGCGCCCGAGCGGCGGGCCCCCTGGTGTGGCCGCCACCCGGCGGACGACCTCGAAGGCCGAGTGGACCGCGGGCGTCGCGGAGTGCGTCGAACGGATCCGGCGGGGTGATCTCCGGAAGGTGGTGCTCGCGACCGCGCTCGACGTCGATCTCGCATCGCCGGTCGACGTGCCTGGCACGCTCGAACGCCTCCGGCGGACCTACCCCGAGTGCTATCGATTCCTCGTCCAGCCCACCGACGAGGCCGGCTTCTTCGGTCCGCCACCCGAACGGCTCGTGAAGATGGACGGTCGGGAGATCGAAACCGAGGCGCTCGCGGGGTCGGTCGCGCGCGGCGACACTCCCGAAGAGGACGCCGAACTCGCCCGGTCGCTCGAAACCAGCGAGAAGATCCGCCACGAGCAGGGGGTCGTGGTCGACGCCATCCGCGAACGACTCGCGCCGCTCGGAGGGGTGCGAGTCGGCGAGCGCGGCGTCCGGAAGTTCGCGAACATCCAGCACCTCCGCACGCCGATCACCGCGACGCTCGACGGCGACGCACACGTCCTTGACGTGGTCGAGGCGCTTCATCCGACGCCCGCGGTCGGCGGGCTGCCGCCCGAGCGCGCGCGCGAGATCATCCACGAGACCGAGTCGTTCGACCGCGGGTGGTACGCCGCGCCGATGGGGTGGTTCGACGCCAGGGGCGACGGCGAGTTCGCGGTCGGGATCCGGTCGGCGGTCGCCGGCGGTCGTCGTGCCAGGCTCTACGCCGGCAACGGCATCGTCGCCGACTCCGACCCCGACGAGGAGTGGGCCGAACTCGGACCGAAGTTCCGGCCCGTGCTCGACGAGCTCGAACACGAATGACCGGAAGCGAGCGCGACGGGCGAAACGGACGCGACCGGCGCGAGGGAAGTGGACGTGGCGGCGAGTCGGACGACGGTTCGAACTGGCCGAACCGCAACACGCTCTGGGCCGAGGTGTTCGTCGGCGAACTCGCAAAAGGGGGGGTCTCGGCGGTCTGTATCGCGCCGGGCAGCCGCTCGACGCCGCTCACCGTGGCGTTCGCCGACCACCCCGACATCGAGGTTTTCTCCCACCTCGACGAGCGCTCGGCGGCCTTCTTCGCGCTCGGACGGGCGAAGCGCACCGGCGAGGTCACGCCAGTGCTCTCGACCTCGGGAACTGCGACGGCGAACTTCCACCCCGCGGTGATCGAGGCGAACCAGGCGCGCGTTCCGCTGCTCGTCCTGACCGCCGATCGGCCGCCCGAACTCCGCGACAGCGGCGCGAACCAGACCGTGGACCAGGAGAAACTGTACGGCTCGGCGGTCCGGTTCTACCGTGATCTCCCCGAACCCGCGGCCGACGGCCGAAAGCTCCGCTCGCTCCGGGTCGATGCGGGCCGTGCGCTCGCGGCCAGCACTGGGACGCCGCCCGGTCCCGTGCATCTCAACTTCCCGTTCCGGAAGCCGCTCGAACCCATTGCCGTGTCGGGCGACGTGCCGGACGGGTTCGAGGACGACGAACCGCTCGCCGCGACGGGCCGCGACGGGCCGTTCGTCCGGACCGAATCCGGACGACCCGAACTCGACGATCAGAGTGTAGAACGGGTTCACGAGGCACTCGGGGTCGAGCGTGGCCTCGTCGTCGCCGGTCCGAGCACGACGCTCGATCCGGCGGCGGTCGCTGCCCTCGCCAGCGCGACCGGCTTTCCGGTGCTC
This portion of the Halococcus agarilyticus genome encodes:
- a CDS encoding VOC family protein, which encodes MPDTPPTTGLHHVTNICTDMERTQAFYEEVLGFHTVKMTENYDDPGTPHYYFSATPEGEPGMTVTYFEYPNSQGQPGPGASHHFAIGVEDEDTLREWREHLMDHDVRVSRVRDRTYFKSIYFNDPDGLVFEIATAGPGFTVDEAEPGSEEIDPPNERGGPTA
- a CDS encoding flavin reductase family protein codes for the protein MTRIDPDALDGSLYRTLAGAVIPRPIAWVSSLSAEGVENLAPYSFFNVVSTSPPVVMFAPTDRSDRPEGLSDSARNALDTEEFVVNVVTEPLAEAMNETSATLPPEESEFEHAGLERAASEAVAPPRVAAAEVAFECELYESIDVGSNTMVLGEVVSVYLDDDVTTDGKLDVEKLDAIGRLSGSYYCRTDGRFRMERPE
- a CDS encoding UPF0058 family protein, with the protein product MHKDELLELHEQMVLITEYVQDREEVDPGLFDEYAELDISPDDVHKSKSEHKHAVFVLGNALAEAMSDDEFSDAGRIGKRMRELADDTEQKL
- a CDS encoding DUF7120 family protein encodes the protein MPKVEITIPEQLEMRIARMVEEGEFLNREEAIEELLSAGMRAYQASGPSDEDEEPGGLEDDGMMGHEDEYVF
- a CDS encoding isochorismate synthase — encoded protein: MEQAGDDGRPTNAAGGRLVSRTREVSDLSFPAFLASQPVPNVSWATPDGFELVGSEAAATLTAGGTDRFDTLREAAAALFADVDADGPPAARPRAIGGFAFDAAHDPAPPWTGFPGALFVVPRVQLTRADDRTWLTVAAAGPDADPTTVATDLDAAHDTVVDLPMMRPSGGPPGVAATRRTTSKAEWTAGVAECVERIRRGDLRKVVLATALDVDLASPVDVPGTLERLRRTYPECYRFLVQPTDEAGFFGPPPERLVKMDGREIETEALAGSVARGDTPEEDAELARSLETSEKIRHEQGVVVDAIRERLAPLGGVRVGERGVRKFANIQHLRTPITATLDGDAHVLDVVEALHPTPAVGGLPPERAREIIHETESFDRGWYAAPMGWFDARGDGEFAVGIRSAVAGGRRARLYAGNGIVADSDPDEEWAELGPKFRPVLDELEHE